The Paenibacillus sp. FSL R7-0204 genome includes a region encoding these proteins:
- the thrB gene encoding homoserine kinase: protein MSIYGRSRVKVPASTANLGPGFDTLGMALSLYAWIEMEEAAETVFHLYGDEMAGVPRDKSNLLYKVAQMVFAEAGVQVPELSISMYSEIPLTRGLGSSATAIIGALAAANAMIGSPLSQAKLFDMATAIEKHPDNVGASLFGGIITAVWDGEHADYIRIEPPQELEFLVVIPEFELETVKAREALPAEITMSDAVHNISRTSLLTAALAAGRLDLIGTAMQDRLHQPYRAPLVPGMEKLLAEAPGHGALGIALSGAGPTLLCMVDRSEQRKQELELFLKETMQENGISARTLWLPPCTTGVTAELLERNGMQNESFLDMIKGELQP from the coding sequence ATGAGTATTTACGGAAGGTCTAGAGTGAAGGTCCCTGCGAGTACCGCCAATCTCGGTCCGGGCTTCGATACGCTGGGCATGGCTCTGTCGCTGTATGCCTGGATTGAAATGGAGGAAGCTGCTGAAACGGTGTTTCATCTGTATGGAGATGAGATGGCTGGAGTTCCCCGGGATAAAAGCAATCTGCTCTACAAGGTTGCGCAAATGGTATTTGCAGAGGCTGGGGTCCAGGTTCCGGAGTTGTCCATCTCCATGTATTCGGAAATCCCGCTGACCCGCGGGCTTGGCAGCAGTGCTACGGCCATTATTGGCGCGTTGGCTGCGGCGAATGCTATGATAGGTTCACCGCTGAGTCAGGCGAAGCTGTTCGATATGGCTACAGCAATCGAGAAGCATCCCGACAATGTCGGAGCCTCGCTGTTCGGGGGAATTATTACGGCCGTATGGGACGGCGAGCATGCCGATTATATCCGGATCGAGCCGCCGCAGGAGCTGGAATTCCTGGTGGTCATTCCTGAATTCGAGCTGGAGACCGTCAAGGCCAGAGAGGCGCTGCCTGCGGAGATTACCATGAGCGATGCGGTTCATAATATCAGCCGCACCTCGCTGCTTACCGCAGCGTTAGCCGCAGGGCGGCTGGACCTGATTGGCACAGCGATGCAGGACCGGCTGCATCAGCCTTACCGCGCACCGCTGGTGCCGGGGATGGAGAAGCTGCTGGCTGAAGCTCCGGGCCACGGCGCGCTGGGGATTGCGCTTAGCGGTGCAGGCCCGACTCTGTTATGTATGGTGGACCGCAGCGAGCAGCGGAAGCAGGAGCTGGAGCTGTTTTTGAAAGAGACCATGCAGGAGAACGGAATCTCTGCCCGTACCTTATGGCTGCCTCCTTGCACCACTGGTGTCACGGCAGAGCTGCTTGAAAGAAACGGGATGCAAAACGAATCATTTTTGGATATGATAAAAGGAGAATTACAGCCATGA
- the pheA gene encoding prephenate dehydratase, which produces MKSIALLPQGSVSHEALLHLFGGNPVQLEHHKLISDVFLSTAGGVTDYSVIPIENTIEGSVSLHIDWLINEVNLPMQAEWIFPSIQNLISCPQEFTKENGDKDYTKIVKILSHPVAMAQCTQFIRKAMPWAELESVGSTSEAVEIVKGNPGKGWAAIGTALGAATHGLEVVERQITDHNNNYTRFVLVGPQKLELPQKSSGDKTSILVTLPEDFPGALHQVLAAFAWRKLNLSRIESRPTKKKLGTYYFYIDVLEPIESVLLPGAIEEIKALGCQVRILGSYPTYTYEEEKAEVQ; this is translated from the coding sequence ATGAAATCAATAGCGTTATTGCCCCAGGGCTCCGTCTCGCATGAAGCGCTGCTGCATTTATTTGGCGGTAACCCTGTTCAACTGGAGCATCATAAGCTCATATCCGATGTTTTTCTGTCCACGGCCGGCGGAGTTACCGATTACAGTGTCATTCCGATTGAGAACACGATAGAAGGCTCGGTCAGCCTGCATATCGACTGGCTCATTAATGAAGTGAACCTGCCGATGCAGGCGGAGTGGATTTTCCCGTCGATACAGAATCTGATCAGCTGTCCGCAGGAATTCACGAAGGAGAACGGGGACAAGGATTATACGAAGATTGTCAAGATTCTGTCCCATCCGGTGGCTATGGCGCAATGCACGCAGTTCATCCGTAAGGCTATGCCCTGGGCTGAGCTGGAGTCTGTGGGAAGCACCTCTGAAGCGGTGGAGATTGTAAAAGGCAATCCCGGCAAAGGCTGGGCTGCCATCGGTACCGCGCTTGGAGCCGCTACGCACGGACTCGAGGTTGTCGAGCGCCAGATTACAGACCATAATAACAATTACACGCGGTTTGTCCTGGTGGGCCCGCAGAAGCTGGAGCTTCCGCAGAAGAGCAGTGGAGACAAGACGAGTATTCTTGTTACGCTGCCCGAGGATTTCCCTGGTGCCCTGCATCAGGTGTTGGCTGCTTTTGCCTGGCGTAAGCTGAACTTGTCCCGTATTGAATCACGGCCGACGAAGAAGAAGCTGGGTACTTATTATTTCTATATTGATGTGCTGGAACCGATAGAATCGGTACTGCTCCCGGGTGCGATCGAAGAGATCAAAGCCTTGGGCTGTCAGGTACGGATTCTGGGTTCCTATCCCACATACACCTATGAGGAAGAGAAAGCGGAGGTGCAGTAA
- the ilvE gene encoding branched-chain-amino-acid transaminase: MAEQWIYLDGQHVTKDKAMVSVFDHGFLYGDGIFEGIRIYNGNIFKCKEHLDRLYDSAKSIMLDIPLTYDEMLEAMAETIRLNDMRDGYIRLIVSRGPGNLGLDPRRCPKASVIIIVEQLAIYPEQAYMNGLRAVSVSQRRNLPDALNPKIKSLNYLNNILVKIQSNLAEADEAIMMNAQGYVTEGSGDNIFIIKRGVVYTPPCYLGALEGITRLAIIELCEKLGLPLKEEPFTMHDVYIADEVFFTGTAAEVIAAREIDGRVIGSGQAGPITLQLLEEFRNVVDKDGYKVWE, translated from the coding sequence ATGGCTGAGCAATGGATCTATCTGGATGGACAACATGTAACGAAGGACAAGGCAATGGTGTCCGTATTCGATCACGGTTTTTTATATGGAGACGGAATCTTTGAAGGTATCCGTATTTATAACGGCAATATCTTCAAGTGTAAGGAGCATCTGGACAGGCTGTATGATTCGGCAAAGTCGATTATGCTGGACATTCCGCTGACCTATGATGAGATGCTGGAGGCTATGGCTGAGACAATCCGCCTGAACGACATGCGGGACGGTTACATCCGGCTGATTGTATCACGCGGTCCCGGCAACCTGGGTCTTGATCCGCGCCGCTGCCCCAAAGCAAGTGTAATCATCATTGTGGAGCAGCTCGCTATCTACCCGGAGCAGGCTTATATGAATGGACTTCGTGCCGTTTCGGTCTCCCAGCGCCGCAATCTCCCGGATGCCCTGAATCCTAAGATCAAATCGCTGAACTATCTGAACAATATTTTGGTGAAGATTCAGTCGAATCTGGCGGAAGCCGATGAAGCGATCATGATGAACGCTCAGGGCTATGTAACCGAAGGCTCCGGCGATAATATCTTCATTATCAAAAGAGGCGTAGTCTATACACCGCCTTGTTACCTGGGCGCCCTGGAGGGAATCACCCGTCTGGCGATCATTGAGCTGTGTGAGAAGCTGGGACTGCCGCTGAAGGAAGAGCCGTTCACCATGCATGATGTCTATATTGCCGATGAAGTCTTCTTCACCGGAACAGCGGCTGAAGTTATTGCTGCCCGTGAGATCGACGGCAGAGTCATCGGTTCCGGCCAGGCCGGGCCGATTACCCTGCAATTGCTGGAAGAATTCCGCAATGTGGTTGATAAAGACGGTTATAAGGTTTGGGAATAG
- a CDS encoding LysM peptidoglycan-binding domain-containing protein: MKIHIVKQGDSLFALSQKYGVPLQKIIEANPQITNPDVLAVGDKVKIPAAPVALPVPDNNDIYYKHTVKQGDTLWKLSKAWGITLKDMIDANPQLKNPNALMTGEVVNIPKKVSTSPIQAQSIDPVKANTTPIQVQSTAPAVVDKTAIGGKTYTGVIEKPAPAPAPVPAPASEAVPIPLAVPAPNKAPEVKPVQEAVYEKQSLYVQISVPAQEEKTKEVHHKSEVQPAAWDEGKTSPWGKSDGYPGLSENPYFMNYAPVYPVYEPMTNMDMNNMNNAPGYVQPAAYMPDCPPFYAQPVNPCPPGQYPGGWYPNAAPDYNNVNMSAVSPVSDNAAFAPQYQSEQVNLPWPSCGCGAMSIQPYPYEQPMYNGYPVYGMPQMGMASPYAGGMNGMPNAVSPMYEQPMVSNIPPYPAYPGMENFAHNRVPEIQIPEPVVEEAEELPDKGRTEATAAKDTKPEKSKPAAAKAKTSSQGAAAKDKAHAKPRSNSSGRSSTAKKNQTPWIPN; this comes from the coding sequence GTGAAAATACACATTGTTAAGCAAGGTGATTCGCTGTTTGCGTTATCACAGAAGTATGGAGTGCCGCTGCAAAAAATAATCGAGGCCAATCCGCAAATCACCAATCCAGATGTGCTTGCGGTTGGAGACAAGGTTAAGATCCCGGCTGCGCCCGTGGCTCTGCCTGTTCCGGACAACAACGATATCTACTATAAGCACACAGTCAAGCAAGGCGATACCTTATGGAAGCTCTCCAAGGCTTGGGGCATTACACTCAAGGATATGATTGATGCCAACCCGCAGCTTAAGAACCCTAACGCACTGATGACAGGTGAAGTCGTGAATATCCCTAAGAAGGTTAGTACTTCTCCAATCCAGGCCCAATCCATCGATCCGGTAAAAGCTAATACGACCCCGATTCAGGTTCAGTCAACCGCACCGGCAGTGGTCGATAAAACGGCGATTGGCGGTAAAACCTACACTGGTGTCATCGAAAAGCCGGCTCCCGCACCAGCGCCAGTTCCTGCACCTGCTTCAGAAGCAGTCCCTATTCCGTTGGCGGTTCCTGCACCTAACAAAGCGCCGGAAGTCAAGCCGGTTCAGGAAGCCGTCTATGAGAAACAAAGCTTGTATGTGCAAATCTCTGTTCCCGCGCAGGAAGAGAAAACCAAAGAAGTGCATCATAAGTCAGAGGTTCAGCCTGCCGCCTGGGATGAGGGTAAAACCTCGCCCTGGGGAAAGAGCGATGGCTATCCCGGCCTTAGCGAGAATCCGTATTTCATGAATTATGCACCCGTGTATCCCGTATATGAGCCAATGACCAATATGGATATGAACAATATGAATAACGCTCCGGGTTATGTTCAGCCTGCAGCGTATATGCCGGATTGCCCGCCGTTCTATGCTCAGCCGGTTAATCCTTGTCCGCCTGGACAATATCCCGGAGGATGGTATCCTAATGCAGCGCCTGATTATAACAATGTGAATATGTCTGCAGTCAGTCCTGTCAGTGACAATGCTGCGTTTGCTCCGCAGTACCAGAGCGAGCAGGTTAACCTTCCATGGCCTTCCTGCGGGTGCGGCGCAATGTCGATTCAGCCCTATCCTTATGAGCAGCCGATGTATAACGGGTATCCGGTATACGGCATGCCGCAGATGGGGATGGCTTCTCCTTATGCCGGAGGAATGAATGGCATGCCTAACGCGGTGTCACCGATGTATGAACAGCCTATGGTATCGAACATTCCGCCATATCCGGCTTATCCGGGTATGGAGAACTTCGCCCACAACCGCGTACCCGAGATTCAGATTCCTGAGCCTGTAGTGGAGGAAGCGGAGGAACTGCCGGATAAGGGGCGCACTGAAGCCACAGCAGCAAAGGATACAAAACCAGAGAAATCCAAACCGGCAGCGGCAAAAGCGAAAACCTCCAGCCAGGGTGCTGCCGCCAAGGATAAGGCCCACGCCAAGCCGCGTTCAAACTCAAGTGGACGATCAAGTACTGCTAAGAAGAATCAGACTCCTTGGATTCCGAATTAA
- a CDS encoding NAD(P)-dependent oxidoreductase — MKILIVGHFNESAQSKITRYFPQDWNVVIVPPGQEMLHHIEDCQVLIPEHITVDHSLLANAKTLKLVQTGAGYDNVDIPACTQLGIWVANAAGVNAQAVAEHVMALILSYYKNIPFLDHFMKTRMDEHQLEYTGSELEGRTIGIIGLGAIGKKVAAFCSAFDMNVLAHARNTVVQADGLVTMTDLDTLLSTSDIVSVHVPLTEQTKHLINKTAFQKMKSSALFINTARGGIVNQKDLIDALKTGVISGACLDVYESEPLPIDSGLRTLDNVILTPHTAGMPDGRKFHKKRYDFFIKNIKRVQNGEEPESSLNQLV, encoded by the coding sequence ATGAAGATTCTCATCGTTGGTCATTTTAACGAATCCGCACAATCAAAGATTACAAGGTATTTCCCGCAAGACTGGAACGTTGTGATTGTCCCGCCCGGACAAGAAATGCTGCATCATATTGAAGATTGCCAGGTCCTCATCCCTGAACATATTACAGTGGATCATAGCCTGCTTGCTAACGCCAAAACCTTAAAATTAGTACAGACGGGTGCAGGCTATGATAATGTCGATATCCCTGCCTGTACACAGCTCGGCATTTGGGTGGCCAATGCGGCGGGAGTGAATGCACAGGCCGTGGCCGAGCACGTAATGGCATTGATACTGTCTTATTATAAAAACATCCCGTTTCTTGATCATTTCATGAAAACCAGGATGGATGAACATCAGTTGGAGTACACAGGGAGTGAACTAGAGGGCAGAACCATTGGGATTATCGGACTGGGTGCGATCGGAAAAAAAGTGGCTGCGTTTTGCAGCGCTTTTGATATGAATGTGCTGGCTCATGCGAGGAATACCGTGGTACAAGCCGACGGTTTGGTGACAATGACGGATCTGGACACTCTTCTAAGCACATCAGACATTGTCAGTGTACATGTACCCTTGACTGAGCAGACCAAGCACCTGATCAACAAGACGGCATTTCAGAAAATGAAGAGTAGCGCTCTGTTCATCAACACGGCCCGCGGCGGGATTGTTAACCAGAAAGACTTGATAGATGCCTTAAAAACTGGGGTTATTTCCGGCGCCTGCCTGGATGTGTATGAATCCGAACCGCTTCCTATAGACAGCGGGCTCCGCACACTGGATAACGTGATCCTTACTCCCCATACCGCAGGAATGCCTGACGGCCGGAAATTCCACAAAAAAAGATATGATTTTTTCATTAAGAATATAAAACGTGTACAAAACGGGGAAGAACCTGAAAGCAGCCTAAATCAGTTAGTATAG
- a CDS encoding LysR family transcriptional regulator, with product MYFPGIEAYLAIVRTGSISKAADLLHLSQATVSYRLKTLEQGMGGLLVERRKGAAKISLTPNGENFFSIAERWEALWRETQILKANGSQLSLAISAAESISHFVLPPVYRMLNQHTPSIRLQIRTQHTQEAFDSIERREMDVAFVVREIVSPSVTVQPFFTEEMVLLRLAVPGRQAGDTVEMEELAAEHEVLVNWNREFQFRHDQWWDPLCPSRVHLDTAGLITTFLTDARQWTIVPASIGEYMMGMGEFVLQKLAVSVPSRVGYKVTHKFPNQALHEPLQILDNYLRDTFGVQ from the coding sequence ATGTATTTTCCTGGGATAGAAGCGTATTTAGCTATCGTACGGACTGGGAGTATAAGTAAAGCGGCCGATCTGCTGCACCTGTCACAAGCAACGGTAAGTTACCGCTTAAAGACATTAGAGCAAGGGATGGGCGGCCTGTTGGTGGAGCGAAGAAAAGGGGCAGCCAAAATCAGCCTGACCCCGAATGGGGAGAACTTTTTTAGTATTGCGGAAAGATGGGAGGCGCTCTGGAGGGAAACTCAAATTTTAAAGGCGAATGGTTCGCAGTTAAGTCTGGCTATAAGCGCTGCCGAAAGTATAAGCCACTTTGTCTTGCCTCCGGTATATAGAATGCTTAATCAGCACACTCCGTCCATCCGATTGCAGATTCGTACGCAGCATACTCAGGAGGCTTTTGACAGTATTGAGCGGCGTGAGATGGATGTGGCGTTTGTGGTACGGGAAATTGTGTCGCCTAGCGTTACTGTTCAACCGTTTTTCACTGAAGAAATGGTGCTGTTGCGCTTGGCTGTACCAGGGCGGCAGGCTGGAGACACGGTGGAAATGGAAGAATTGGCGGCAGAGCATGAAGTCCTCGTCAATTGGAATCGGGAGTTTCAATTCAGACATGACCAGTGGTGGGACCCGCTGTGTCCGTCTCGTGTACATCTGGACACAGCGGGACTCATCACTACTTTTTTGACGGATGCCAGACAATGGACGATTGTTCCCGCTTCGATTGGCGAATATATGATGGGGATGGGAGAATTTGTTCTTCAGAAGCTGGCGGTGTCAGTGCCCTCCAGAGTGGGCTATAAGGTTACTCATAAATTTCCCAACCAGGCGTTACACGAGCCCCTTCAGATTCTGGATAACTATCTGCGAGATACATTTGGAGTTCAATGA
- a CDS encoding alpha-amylase family protein: MRFRQVHLDFHTSEAIPGIGRDFSRAQFQSMLRTGHVDSVTVFSKCHHGWAYHPSEANEMHPELTFDLLGEMIAAAHEIGVRTPVYLSAGLDEKLARRHPEWLIRDAEDRTRWVKDFMTPGYHEFCMNTPYLDILLAQIHEAASRYDADGIFLDIVGVRKCRCQYCVAALRAAGQDPRDEAAIIALGEQTYLNYARRVRETLDAVKPGLPVYHNNGHQQRGRRDLVQVNSHLELESLPTGGWGYDHFPLSARYAQTLGMEFLGMTGKFHTSWGEFGGYKHPNALRFETALSLAHGARCSIGDQLHPSGLMDEATYSLIGAAYSEVEAKEEWCSGVTAVADIAVLSLEAAREACPGGETRRGERNLADAGVVRMLTEGHYLYDIVDTFSDFSAYKVLILPDEVPVWPELANAIESFTAGGGKLLATGRSGLNLAGDAFALDLGITWLGENPYQPAYFKPYFIPGALMPASFVMYGEGQLIELQEGQGEALGHVENPYFNRDVFTFCSHQHTPGAMENNGPGMAESSSGIYIAWQVFSEYAEAGSLILKELVLHALSRLLPLPSLRTNLPARGITTLQYQQAEQRYVNHLLYAAPALKGRIEVIEDLVPLHDITVSLRLPSPGPVQRVYLAPSMTELLFTVSRGGGITYTIPYLENHQMVVIE; encoded by the coding sequence ATGCGTTTTCGTCAGGTTCATCTTGATTTCCATACCTCAGAAGCCATTCCCGGCATTGGTCGGGACTTCTCCAGAGCCCAGTTCCAGTCCATGCTGCGCACAGGTCATGTAGACTCTGTCACCGTGTTCTCCAAATGCCATCACGGCTGGGCCTATCATCCCAGTGAAGCCAATGAGATGCACCCCGAGCTCACCTTCGACTTGCTGGGTGAAATGATTGCGGCTGCCCATGAGATCGGAGTCCGTACACCGGTGTATTTATCGGCCGGCCTGGACGAGAAGCTGGCCCGCCGCCACCCGGAATGGCTGATCCGCGATGCCGAGGACCGGACCCGGTGGGTGAAGGATTTCATGACACCGGGTTACCACGAGTTTTGTATGAACACCCCTTATCTGGACATCCTGCTGGCCCAGATTCATGAGGCGGCTTCCCGTTACGATGCTGACGGCATCTTCCTGGACATTGTCGGCGTGCGCAAGTGCCGCTGCCAATACTGCGTCGCCGCCCTGCGGGCAGCCGGGCAGGACCCGCGCGATGAGGCAGCCATCATCGCCCTCGGCGAGCAGACCTACCTGAATTATGCCCGACGCGTGCGGGAGACCCTGGATGCCGTGAAGCCCGGGCTTCCCGTCTATCACAACAACGGCCATCAGCAGCGGGGACGCCGCGACCTCGTGCAGGTCAACAGCCATCTGGAGCTCGAGTCCCTGCCCACCGGAGGTTGGGGTTATGATCATTTCCCGCTGTCCGCACGCTACGCCCAGACGCTCGGCATGGAATTCCTCGGCATGACCGGCAAATTCCATACCTCCTGGGGCGAGTTCGGCGGGTACAAGCATCCGAACGCGCTGCGGTTCGAGACTGCGCTTAGCCTGGCACACGGCGCCAGATGCTCCATTGGTGATCAGCTCCATCCCTCCGGCCTGATGGATGAAGCGACTTACAGCCTGATCGGCGCTGCCTACAGCGAGGTCGAGGCGAAGGAGGAATGGTGCAGCGGGGTCACTGCTGTGGCCGATATTGCCGTCTTATCGCTGGAAGCGGCACGGGAGGCCTGTCCCGGCGGGGAAACACGCAGAGGGGAGCGGAATCTGGCTGACGCCGGAGTGGTGCGGATGCTGACCGAAGGACATTACCTGTATGATATCGTAGATACATTCAGCGATTTTAGCGCGTACAAGGTGCTGATTCTCCCGGATGAGGTGCCCGTATGGCCTGAGCTTGCCAATGCCATAGAGAGCTTCACGGCTGGCGGCGGCAAGTTACTGGCTACCGGACGCTCGGGATTGAATCTGGCCGGGGATGCATTTGCCCTGGACCTGGGAATCACCTGGCTTGGAGAGAACCCGTACCAGCCCGCGTATTTCAAGCCCTATTTCATACCCGGTGCGCTAATGCCTGCTTCCTTTGTCATGTACGGCGAAGGCCAGCTAATCGAATTGCAGGAAGGACAAGGAGAGGCGCTCGGACATGTGGAGAACCCTTATTTTAACCGTGACGTCTTCACCTTCTGTTCCCACCAGCACACGCCGGGCGCCATGGAGAACAATGGTCCGGGAATGGCCGAGAGCAGCAGCGGAATCTATATCGCCTGGCAGGTATTCAGCGAGTACGCCGAAGCCGGATCTCTTATCCTGAAGGAGTTAGTGCTGCATGCACTGTCTCGCCTGCTCCCCCTTCCTTCCCTGCGCACCAATCTGCCGGCGCGTGGCATAACAACCCTGCAGTATCAGCAGGCAGAGCAGCGTTATGTGAATCATCTGCTCTATGCCGCGCCTGCCCTGAAGGGCAGGATTGAAGTGATCGAGGACCTCGTACCACTTCATGATATTACTGTCAGCCTGCGGCTCCCGTCTCCCGGCCCCGTCCAGCGGGTCTATCTGGCTCCGTCGATGACAGAGCTGCTGTTCACCGTCAGCCGCGGGGGCGGGATTACTTACACGATTCCTTACCTGGAGAATCATCAGATGGTCGTGATTGAATGA
- a CDS encoding AraC family transcriptional regulator, translating to MLCLEFPIPPLPQFVTVGHAVWSPGDRHFARTFGVYDLLLVKRGTLYMMEAGKEYAVRPGMVLLLEAGLPHDGYRACGEDTEIYWVHFIHAPEPAYIRHGDIPWSTLLAKGTVEDEEPSVQQRLYLPKFAAVDLEGLEPILQEMNELHNRLSAENAMRLHLLLAGLLAALQAECERTAQPPEPAVRLARAAAAYLAEHWREPFHLAGLAEELHFQADYITRCMKQHIGTTPLQYVLHLRLEEAKKLLGGTVLGISEIAERVGIQDPNYMTRLFSARFGVTPGAYRQRLRQRDEAAAATGPGEG from the coding sequence ATGTTATGCCTGGAGTTTCCCATTCCGCCGCTGCCGCAGTTTGTCACGGTAGGACATGCCGTCTGGTCACCGGGAGACCGGCATTTCGCCCGTACCTTCGGTGTATATGATCTGCTGCTGGTCAAGCGGGGTACGCTCTATATGATGGAAGCGGGCAAGGAATATGCGGTGAGGCCGGGGATGGTGCTGCTGCTTGAGGCTGGATTGCCGCATGACGGATACCGTGCCTGCGGGGAGGATACGGAGATCTACTGGGTGCATTTCATTCATGCACCTGAACCGGCGTATATCCGGCACGGGGATATCCCCTGGTCTACACTACTGGCAAAGGGAACGGTGGAGGACGAGGAGCCTTCGGTGCAGCAGCGGCTGTATCTGCCGAAGTTCGCAGCCGTTGATCTGGAGGGGCTGGAGCCGATCCTGCAGGAGATGAACGAGCTTCATAACCGGCTTAGCGCAGAGAATGCCATGCGGCTTCATCTGCTGCTGGCCGGGCTGCTGGCGGCGCTTCAGGCGGAATGTGAGCGTACAGCTCAGCCGCCGGAGCCGGCGGTCCGGCTGGCCCGGGCGGCCGCAGCCTATCTGGCGGAGCATTGGCGGGAGCCGTTCCATCTGGCAGGGCTTGCGGAGGAGCTGCATTTCCAGGCTGATTATATTACCAGATGCATGAAGCAGCATATCGGCACTACGCCGCTGCAGTATGTGCTGCACCTGCGTCTGGAAGAGGCGAAGAAGCTGCTGGGCGGTACGGTACTGGGCATCTCGGAAATTGCTGAACGGGTAGGCATTCAGGACCCCAATTATATGACCCGGCTGTTCAGCGCGAGATTCGGAGTGACCCCCGGAGCCTACCGGCAGCGGCTGCGCCAGCGGGATGAGGCTGCTGCCGCTACCGGTCCGGGGGAGGGCTAA
- a CDS encoding AraC family transcriptional regulator — protein MTTKILARDIGLEPGFTFRIQKCPLTHDYYVHSHDFSELVVILSGHAIHIIEGREVPVKAGQVFLIHSNVSHGYKNVDGIEYVNVMFQPEQLLQQSELRLLPGFQALFYIEPFYRKEMYFKGMLSLEAGQLLEATRLLDEILEEHDRQPEGYRLMIRTYFTALVGMLSRYYQNSSSHEDNKALRIGETVTYIEEHFLQPITLQSMADRAYMSTRQFLRVFTRNYQTTPMDYVIRKRLNYSCTLLRSPGLSISQVALDSGFHDQNYYSRQFRKVFNCSPSQYRERMLGS, from the coding sequence ATGACTACCAAAATCCTAGCGCGGGATATCGGCCTTGAGCCGGGTTTTACCTTTAGAATCCAGAAATGCCCGTTGACCCATGATTACTACGTCCACAGCCATGATTTCTCGGAGCTTGTCGTTATTCTGTCAGGACACGCCATACACATCATTGAAGGGAGAGAGGTGCCGGTTAAGGCCGGACAGGTTTTTCTAATCCACAGCAACGTTTCCCATGGCTACAAGAATGTTGACGGAATTGAATACGTGAACGTAATGTTCCAGCCGGAGCAGCTGCTCCAGCAGTCCGAGCTGAGGCTCCTGCCCGGCTTCCAGGCCTTATTCTATATTGAGCCATTCTACCGGAAGGAGATGTATTTCAAGGGGATGCTCTCGCTGGAAGCGGGACAGCTCCTTGAAGCTACCCGGCTGCTGGATGAGATTCTCGAGGAGCATGACCGGCAGCCCGAGGGCTACCGGCTGATGATCCGTACCTATTTCACTGCCCTGGTAGGCATGCTCTCCCGCTATTACCAGAACAGCAGCAGTCATGAGGATAACAAGGCGCTGCGGATCGGGGAGACCGTCACCTATATCGAAGAGCACTTCCTGCAGCCAATCACGCTGCAATCCATGGCGGACCGGGCCTATATGTCCACCCGCCAGTTCCTGCGGGTCTTCACCCGCAACTACCAGACCACCCCTATGGATTATGTCATCCGTAAGCGGCTGAATTATTCCTGCACCCTGCTGCGCAGCCCGGGCCTGAGCATCTCGCAGGTGGCGCTGGACAGCGGCTTCCATGACCAGAATTACTACTCCCGCCAGTTCCGCAAAGTATTTAACTGTAGTCCCAGCCAATACCGCGAGCGGATGCTAGGCTCCTGA
- a CDS encoding SGNH/GDSL hydrolase family protein, whose protein sequence is MRNILKDRITRNNRPPRILFLGDSITADGQYIRLIREWLNVRRPEWTAELIPSGVPSETVSGLSEAAHPYPRPCVHERLARELAEAAPDVVIACYGMNDGIYHPFSEERFAAYQAGMLALSARICEAGAGVVLMTPPPFDALSMTGELQPADAADFSYLAPYRDYDQVLERYADWLLSGGCPADQVIDLRTPLLELIRHRRSQNAAYRYGDGIHPDTPGHRVIAQTLLRELSGAEPELQIDKYFGAGL, encoded by the coding sequence ATGCGGAATATACTTAAGGATAGAATCACACGGAATAACAGACCCCCCCGGATACTGTTCCTCGGGGACAGCATTACAGCTGACGGACAATATATCCGGTTGATCCGGGAATGGCTGAACGTGCGCCGGCCGGAGTGGACCGCCGAGCTGATTCCATCCGGAGTTCCCAGCGAGACGGTCTCGGGTCTGAGCGAGGCGGCGCATCCCTATCCGCGCCCTTGCGTGCATGAACGGCTGGCCAGAGAGCTGGCGGAGGCTGCTCCTGATGTGGTTATAGCCTGCTATGGCATGAATGACGGAATCTATCATCCCTTTTCGGAAGAGCGGTTCGCTGCTTATCAGGCGGGGATGCTGGCACTCAGCGCTCGGATCTGTGAAGCCGGAGCCGGGGTCGTGCTCATGACACCTCCGCCGTTCGATGCTCTGTCCATGACGGGGGAGCTACAGCCCGCAGACGCGGCGGACTTCAGTTATCTCGCGCCATACAGGGACTACGATCAGGTGCTGGAGCGTTATGCGGACTGGTTGCTATCCGGGGGCTGCCCTGCGGACCAAGTGATTGATCTGCGTACGCCGCTGCTGGAGCTGATCCGGCATAGGCGCTCGCAGAACGCCGCTTACAGATATGGCGACGGTATCCATCCGGACACCCCGGGGCACCGGGTGATCGCGCAGACGCTGCTCCGGGAATTGTCCGGTGCGGAGCCGGAACTGCAGATTGACAAGTATTTTGGCGCGGGATTATAG